The DNA window TGCCAGTTCAACGTAAAAGAAGATACAGGAAAACTGAACAGTATCAGTACAAGAGTAATATAACTTTTAAAGCGACATCGTAGCTGCATAAAATGGCTTATCTTTTTCTGCTCAATGGGCAGAGGAAACATCAAAAGCTATCGTTTCCGACATTTATCAGTCACCCCTAATATACCCGGTAACAATAGCAGCAGCAGATTTGAATAAAATCAGAACAGCCCTACACACCCCGTAAGACTCCTCTGATTTCTTCATAATTCTTCATTAAATCATATAAGTAGTCATAATTATGAAGCACAAATGGTGTACGCCGTGAGGAAAGCCCTTAATTTGGTTCTTTGTTCATTGAATAGCCTGTAGTTCGAAAGTCTCTTCAGGAAATAAAAAAGCGCCCTTTCGGACGCTTCCACAATTAACTAACCATATGACCTAATTACTTCTCAGCAAGAATGATTCTCAGTGTACGACGTAGAGGCTCTGCCGCACCCCAAAGTAACTGGTCACCGACAGTGAATGCATTCAGGAAGTCATCGCCCATCGCCATCTTGCGCAGACGACCTACTGGCACAGACATAGTGCCGGTTACTTTCGCTGGAGATAGCTCTTGCGCCGTGATATCACGCTCGTTTGGAATCACTTTCACCCAATCGTTATGGTTCGCAATGATCTCTTCGATTTCATCCATTGGCACGTTTTGTTTCAGTTTGATAGTCAACGCCTGTGAGTGACAACGCATCGCACCAATACGAACACATGTACCATCAATCGGAACCGGTGAGCTTTGAGATCCAAGAATCTTGTTCGCTTCTACACCCGCTTTCCACTCTTCTTTGCTCTGGCCGTTTTCACGCTTAACATCGATCCAAGGGATTAGGGAACCAGCAAGAGGCACGCCGAACTTATCAGTTGGGAAAGATGAGCTACGCATTGTGTCTGCAACTTTCTTATCGATATCAAGAATAGAACTCGCTGGGTTTGCTAACTCTGAGCTTACAGAGTCGTTAATAACGCCCATTTGTGAGATCAACTCGCGCATGTTTTGCGCACCTGCACCAGAGGCAGCC is part of the Vibrio sp. B1FLJ16 genome and encodes:
- the asd gene encoding aspartate-semialdehyde dehydrogenase; protein product: MRVGLVGWRGMVGSVLMQRMVEEKDFDLIEPVFYSTSQVGIPAPNLGKDAGLLQDAFDIESLKQLDAVITCQGGSYTEKVYPALRQAGWKGYWIDAASTLRMAEDSIITLDPVNLKQIQQGIHGGTNTFVGGNCTVSLMLMGLGGLFEKGLVEWTSAMTYQAASGAGAQNMRELISQMGVINDSVSSELANPASSILDIDKKVADTMRSSSFPTDKFGVPLAGSLIPWIDVKRENGQSKEEWKAGVEANKILGSQSSPVPIDGTCVRIGAMRCHSQALTIKLKQNVPMDEIEEIIANHNDWVKVIPNERDITAQELSPAKVTGTMSVPVGRLRKMAMGDDFLNAFTVGDQLLWGAAEPLRRTLRIILAEK